In a genomic window of Sarcophilus harrisii chromosome 4, mSarHar1.11, whole genome shotgun sequence:
- the SHE gene encoding SH2 domain-containing adapter protein E isoform X2 — MCVSPAPGVSRCLGFASLLAGSGSGGATTLPGRPPSMAAKWFKELPLTLKTVSERAKPGGGGGGGGGGGGTGGGGGLASKLRKNSEAGGPAMPAPSGKGRKNSAAELGSGKAAGCGPAKDSRLSRDSIQGMLQAAAGKSRKNSRVAAAPAPEEEQPRGSVKSTGCSTYINRLIKVDTQEKNGKSYSSSSSSSSSSTSSSPSSLGPELDKGKGLKQQDTVIILEDYADPYDAKRTKGQRDAERVGENDGYMEPYDAQQMITEIRRRGSKDPLVKAIQLLDNPCDSGENGIKSETLAKRRNSKDLLGKPPQLYDTPYEPGEGGPKPDSQMVTVQERKMRSPDSRLPENDERPAAEYEQPWEWKKEQIVKALSVQFEGSERPSIKEETGRHHHRQKSWTQKILKPALSDHTEGEKVDPAICLEKQPWYHGAITRAEAESRLQPCKEASYLVRNSESGTSRYSIALNSLTQHQEVKNTTMRTCQGMSSMDTI, encoded by the exons ATGTGCGTGTCGCCAGCGCCGGGCGTCTCTCGGTGTCTGGGCTTCGCCTCCTTGCTCGCCGGCTCGGGCTCCGGAGGGGCCACGACGCTCCCCGGCCGGCCGCCCTCCATGGCAGCCAAGTGGTTCAAGGAATTGCCGCTGACGCTGAAGACGGTGTCGGAGCGGGCGAAGCCCGGCGGCggagggggcggcggcggcggcggcgggggtaCGGGCGGCGGGGGCGGCCTGGCCAGTAAACTACGCAAGAACTCCGAAGCTGGCGGGCCAGCAATGCCCGCGCCGTCCGGCAAGGGCCGCAAGAACTCGGCAGCCGAGCTTGGCAGCGGCAAAGCGGCCGGTTGCGGCCCCGCCAAGGACAGCCGGCTGTCCCGGGACAGCATCCAAGGGATGCTGCAGGCGGCTGCCGGCAAGAGCCGCAAGAACTCCCGCGTCGCCGCGGCACCCGCCCCGGAGGAGGAGCAGCCCCGCGGCTCGGTTAAGAGTACCGGCTGCAGCACTTACATCAACCGCCTCATTAAGGTGGACACCCAGGAGAAGAACGGGAAAAGCTAttccagctccagctccagctccagctccagcacttcctcctctccttcctcgcTGGGACCCGAACTGGACAAGGGAAAGGGGCTCAAGCAGCAAGACACG GTGATCATTTTAGAAGACTATGCTGATCCCTACGATGCAAAGCGGACAAAGGGTcaaagagatgcagaaagagTAGGGGAGAATGATGGCTACATGGAACCCTATGATGCACAGCAGATGATAACAG AGATAAGGCGAAGAGGTTCTAAAGACCCCTTGGTGAAGGCTATTCAACTGCTTGACAATCCTTGCGATTCAGGAGAAAATGGCATTAAATCAGAGACTTTGGCGAAAAGACGGAATTCCAAAGATCTTCTGGGCAAACCCCCGCAGCTGTATGATACTCCTTATGAACCTGGAGAAGGAGGACCCAAACCTGATTCACAAATGGTCACTGTACAAGAAAGGAAGATGCGGTCCCCTGACAGCAGGCTTCCTGAAAATGATGAGCGACCAGCAGCAGAATATGAACAGCCATgggaatggaaaaaagaacagaTAGTGAAAGCATTGTCAG TCCAGTTTGAGGGATCGGAGAGACCTTCCATCAAGGAAGAAACAGGGCGCCATCACCACAGGCAGAAGAGCTGGACCCAGAAGATCCTGAAACCAGCACTTTCTGATCACACTGAAGGGGAGAAAGTGGACCCAGCTATTTGCCTGGAAAAGCAGCC ttGGTATCATGGAGCCATCACCAGGGCCGAGGCAGAGAGTCGGCTCCAGCCCTGTAAAGAAGCCAGTTACCTGGTGCGCAACAGTGAGTC